A single Candidatus Dormiibacterota bacterium DNA region contains:
- a CDS encoding ABC transporter ATP-binding protein: AWEVEIPRPRRMDSPEVATLSACITDRLRDEIRRHGNR; the protein is encoded by the coding sequence CCGCCTGGGAGGTGGAGATCCCCCGGCCGCGGCGCATGGACTCCCCGGAGGTCGCGACGCTCAGCGCCTGCATCACCGACCGTCTGCGTGACGAGATCCGGCGCCATGGCAATCGCTAG